The Mycoplasma nasistruthionis genome contains a region encoding:
- a CDS encoding glutamyl-tRNA amidotransferase codes for MKTIEKEKLIQIADSLMLEPTPVVLENILNSWISIQKQLQALDKLDLENVQPMERMDATPVLELLREDELDMSYAISKQQILNNAYNKDQDYVILTKVVK; via the coding sequence ATGAAAACAATTGAAAAAGAAAAGTTAATTCAAATCGCTGATTCACTAATGTTAGAGCCTACTCCTGTAGTGTTAGAAAACATTTTAAATTCATGAATTTCAATTCAAAAACAACTACAAGCTTTAGATAAATTAGACTTAGAAAATGTCCAACCTATGGAAAGAATGGATGCTACGCCTGTTTTAGAACTGCTAAGAGAAGATGAACTAGATATGTCATATGCTATTTCAAAACAACAAATTTTAAATAACGCTTATAACAAAGATCAAGATTATGTGATTTTAACTAAGGTGGTTAAATAA
- a CDS encoding amidase family protein, with the protein MQNYKHKGNFELALREMQNDTNNAVSHVFSDGLISQNPSNTILKDVVFTIKDVFATKDAKTQASSKILLNFQPGYNATVVSKLLDASAKAVSKVHNDELALGGTGTYSGFGLITNPLDPKRLVGGSSSGSAATMTKNVGLALGSDTGDSVRLPASYNGLVGFKPSYGAISRYGMFAYASSLDTVAYFTHDVSDTIEVARATYGLDDKDMTTKEVELPVNQSLKPAKVLALDLSEFCQDFVNSAYSNALNKLKENNIAVEVIKPNLDILRAINIVYRVVSFSEASSNLANLNGVAFGNRVEKDTWQDIMHSTRSTHFGQMVQERLALGSYFLYTENQQEVFIKAQKARTVIANYLNSLHEQADVVIYPAFASIAPLLDEDTSQYDVMNYILTGANLAGNPSITIPLGTYNDLPFNLAIDAKRYNDAKLLSYALYIQGLIKE; encoded by the coding sequence ATGCAAAATTATAAACACAAAGGAAATTTCGAATTAGCCTTAAGAGAAATGCAAAATGATACAAATAATGCAGTATCGCACGTTTTTTCAGATGGTTTAATTTCACAAAATCCTTCAAATACAATTCTAAAAGATGTTGTTTTTACAATCAAAGATGTTTTTGCAACAAAAGACGCAAAAACACAAGCATCAAGCAAAATTCTACTTAACTTTCAGCCAGGTTATAATGCTACAGTAGTTTCTAAATTACTTGATGCATCTGCTAAAGCAGTATCAAAAGTTCATAACGATGAATTAGCCTTAGGTGGAACAGGAACTTACAGTGGATTTGGACTAATAACAAACCCACTAGATCCAAAACGCCTAGTCGGTGGATCATCATCAGGTTCAGCGGCAACTATGACTAAAAATGTAGGATTAGCATTAGGTTCAGATACGGGTGATAGCGTTAGACTTCCAGCATCATACAATGGATTAGTAGGCTTCAAGCCTTCTTATGGGGCTATTAGTCGTTATGGTATGTTTGCATATGCTTCTTCTTTAGATACAGTTGCTTATTTCACACATGATGTTTCTGACACAATTGAAGTTGCTAGAGCAACATATGGTTTAGATGATAAAGACATGACAACAAAAGAAGTAGAATTGCCAGTAAATCAATCTCTAAAACCTGCAAAAGTTTTAGCACTGGATTTATCAGAGTTTTGTCAAGATTTTGTCAACAGTGCCTACAGCAATGCTTTAAACAAATTAAAAGAAAATAATATAGCAGTCGAAGTTATTAAACCTAATTTAGATATTTTAAGAGCAATTAATATTGTGTATCGTGTAGTAAGCTTCTCAGAAGCTAGCTCAAACCTAGCTAATTTAAATGGTGTTGCATTCGGAAATCGTGTTGAAAAAGACACTTGACAAGATATTATGCACTCAACACGCTCAACACATTTTGGACAAATGGTACAAGAAAGACTAGCGTTAGGAAGTTATTTCTTATATACAGAAAATCAACAAGAAGTATTTATTAAAGCTCAAAAAGCTAGAACTGTTATTGCTAATTATTTAAACTCACTACATGAACAGGCTGATGTTGTTATTTATCCTGCCTTCGCTTCAATTGCTCCATTGCTTGATGAAGATACTTCACAATATGATGTAATGAATTACATTTTAACAGGTGCTAATTTAGCAGGTAATCCATCAATTACAATTCCATTAGGTACATACAACGATTTACCGTTTAACTTAGCTATAGATGCTAAAAGATACAATGATGCCAAATTATTAAGTTACGCTTTATATATTCAAGGTTTAATTAAGGAGTAA
- a CDS encoding YhjD/YihY/BrkB family envelope integrity protein encodes MNFLNKNKPTDYKKLISLKNKRKKFKNFHSNLIFPDRFLIVEKIYQFIVKDLIISFFAFILLYFKEAKSPRKRRKKVIDTVYARFVSKEYNFIWLSTAFYLLVSFVPVIYIVYLINLFLSNMDWYNNAIGSEYQNYFFNLILGRFLAGANNYLGEISISLSKTDELSWHTLLPWLLLFLSALYISSSGYEKLVSANNYIYDHYKIGTYWGNKFKGLLLVLFVAFWLWFISTLDILIEKQFVTIVDNNIQTSFANNLIYIIFTIIFFYTLMLGLFKFAPSFKNNFSYLNKGAILAAVPIILLVLLFQTINSYFSYSKFGSVVGFFLSIAFFINWFAYFMFLGITFNDAYYKNYISARTINKKSLFL; translated from the coding sequence ATGAACTTTTTAAATAAAAATAAACCAACTGATTATAAAAAACTAATATCTCTGAAAAATAAACGTAAAAAATTTAAAAATTTTCATTCAAATCTTATTTTTCCAGATCGTTTTTTAATAGTTGAAAAAATTTATCAATTCATAGTAAAAGATTTAATTATTAGTTTCTTTGCATTCATCTTACTTTATTTCAAAGAAGCTAAAAGCCCTAGAAAAAGACGTAAAAAAGTTATTGACACTGTTTATGCTAGGTTTGTAAGTAAGGAATACAACTTTATCTGACTATCAACCGCTTTTTATTTGCTAGTTTCATTTGTACCTGTTATTTATATCGTTTATCTAATTAACCTATTTTTAAGCAATATGGATTGGTATAACAATGCGATAGGTTCAGAGTATCAAAATTACTTTTTTAACTTAATATTAGGTCGTTTTTTAGCAGGGGCAAATAACTACTTAGGAGAAATATCAATCAGTTTATCCAAAACAGATGAATTAAGCTGACATACTTTACTTCCTTGACTGCTTTTATTCCTTTCAGCCCTATATATTTCTAGTTCTGGTTATGAGAAATTAGTTTCAGCTAACAATTATATTTATGATCATTACAAAATAGGAACATATTGAGGGAATAAATTTAAAGGGCTTTTATTAGTGCTTTTTGTTGCGTTTTGATTGTGATTTATATCAACATTAGACATTTTGATTGAAAAACAATTTGTAACAATAGTTGATAATAACATTCAAACTAGTTTTGCCAACAATTTGATTTATATTATTTTTACAATTATTTTCTTTTACACCTTAATGCTAGGCTTATTCAAATTTGCACCTTCATTTAAAAATAATTTTAGTTATCTAAATAAAGGAGCAATATTAGCTGCTGTACCAATAATTTTATTAGTTCTTTTATTTCAAACGATTAATAGTTATTTCAGTTATAGTAAATTTGGTAGTGTGGTAGGATTTTTCTTATCAATCGCTTTCTTTATTAACTGATTCGCTTACTTTATGTTTTTAGGTATAACGTTTAACGATGCTTATTACAAAAACTACATTAGTGCTAGAACTATTAATAAAAAGTCATTATTTTTATAA
- the scpB gene encoding SMC-Scp complex subunit ScpB: MKNKILEVLLYYQGDEGLNLEQVKEIFGLNNQAEAKKVMEDFLREYNKLEQGLKVVNFNDIYKLATRETYKEWITKMVTVAKKQRLSQATLEVVGIVAYKQPVTRSQITKYRGNIVSDHIVSTLITKGIIEEVGVSPTPGSPILYGVTAKFYDHFKLTSMQELPSLRDFSHLDQSDGDTEDFDLYSSQRQE; this comes from the coding sequence ATGAAGAATAAAATACTTGAAGTTTTACTATACTACCAAGGTGATGAAGGTTTAAACTTAGAACAAGTTAAAGAGATTTTTGGTTTAAACAATCAAGCTGAAGCTAAAAAAGTTATGGAAGACTTTTTAAGAGAATATAACAAACTTGAACAAGGTTTAAAGGTTGTTAACTTTAATGACATTTATAAACTAGCAACTCGTGAAACTTACAAAGAATGAATTACAAAAATGGTTACAGTTGCTAAAAAACAACGTTTATCTCAAGCGACTTTAGAAGTTGTAGGGATTGTCGCTTATAAACAACCAGTTACAAGAAGTCAAATTACTAAATATCGTGGAAACATTGTTTCTGATCACATTGTGTCAACTTTAATCACAAAAGGGATTATTGAAGAAGTGGGTGTTTCTCCAACACCTGGTAGCCCTATTTTATATGGAGTTACTGCTAAATTCTATGATCACTTTAAATTAACAAGTATGCAAGAGCTACCAAGTTTACGTGATTTTAGCCATTTAGATCAATCTGATGGAGACACTGAAGACTTTGACTTATATTCAAGCCAAAGACAGGAATAA
- a CDS encoding segregation/condensation protein A, with translation MKIRSNPNYAEFTFQFDEFEGPLDLLLNLVREKKMNIESINLVELANQYLEIIDSLKQDDIDVAGEYLVMAATLIKIKANAAIREDGQEPDPEVQIEEDELRRSLLAYEQFKQISKALETFQTERQDIYIKEPSDIEEFIVDVNDSRLDGHSTPAKLINVLKKMFERVHAQKLKSVKLQQINLAPKDQFPLIKSLLKQHPEVPFEMIFNQPSMQHFVITLLALLILANQQFLKIIQTEEYGEIKIVRGELYNEE, from the coding sequence ATGAAGATTAGAAGTAATCCGAATTACGCTGAATTCACTTTCCAATTTGATGAATTTGAAGGTCCGTTAGATTTACTTTTAAATTTAGTTCGTGAAAAGAAAATGAACATCGAATCAATTAACCTTGTTGAATTAGCAAATCAATATTTAGAAATCATTGATTCACTAAAACAAGATGATATTGATGTAGCTGGAGAATATTTAGTAATGGCAGCCACTTTAATTAAAATTAAAGCTAATGCAGCCATTCGTGAAGATGGTCAAGAACCAGATCCAGAAGTTCAAATCGAAGAGGATGAACTACGCCGTAGTTTATTGGCTTATGAACAATTTAAGCAAATTTCTAAAGCTCTTGAAACATTTCAAACAGAACGTCAAGACATCTACATCAAAGAACCTTCTGACATCGAAGAATTTATAGTAGATGTTAATGACAGTCGTTTGGATGGTCATAGTACCCCGGCTAAGTTGATTAATGTTTTAAAGAAAATGTTTGAAAGAGTTCATGCTCAAAAATTGAAAAGTGTTAAATTGCAACAAATTAATCTAGCACCAAAAGATCAATTCCCATTAATCAAAAGTCTTTTAAAACAGCACCCTGAAGTACCGTTTGAAATGATTTTCAATCAACCTTCAATGCAACACTTTGTTATTACATTGTTAGCTTTATTAATTTTAGCCAACCAACAGTTCTTAAAAATCATTCAAACAGAAGAATATGGTGAAATCAAAATAGTTCGAGGAGAGTTATACAATGAAGAATAA
- the gatB gene encoding Asp-tRNA(Asn)/Glu-tRNA(Gln) amidotransferase subunit GatB translates to MHNFETIIGIEIHIELKTKTKMFSPAPIDFFAEPNTHAHQIDLAYPGTLPQVNKQAVKYGIALAKALNMQIDDELHFDRKNYFYPDLPKGYQITQFYRPIGQNGTIQIKTSQGLKEIKIERIHLEEDTARQHHEQDGTKLDYNRAGIPLIEIVTYPVIQNAEQAAAYVDMIKKTVLALNISEGKLEQGSLRADINISLRPYGVDKFGTKVEIKNLNSTSNIKKAIEFEIQQQRKKLLLNEPILQQTKRYDDTTNSNVVMRTKTGAVDYKYFPDPNIPVIKLSKQFIDSVTINELPLQREKRYLDANIQNIYVQSLIDDVELANYFDSIKYPDLDKLSKVFFAEIVSLANSKTLHPTQLNIKPLYIQEALNLLDQGVLSGKSLKN, encoded by the coding sequence ATGCACAATTTTGAAACAATTATTGGTATAGAAATTCATATTGAATTAAAAACTAAAACAAAAATGTTTTCACCAGCTCCAATTGACTTTTTTGCTGAACCTAATACTCACGCGCATCAAATTGACTTGGCATACCCAGGTACTTTACCACAAGTCAATAAACAAGCTGTTAAATATGGAATTGCATTAGCCAAAGCCTTAAACATGCAAATTGATGATGAGTTACATTTTGATCGCAAAAATTACTTCTATCCAGATTTACCAAAAGGATATCAAATCACTCAATTTTATAGACCAATTGGACAAAATGGAACAATTCAGATTAAAACATCACAAGGTTTAAAAGAAATTAAAATCGAAAGAATTCATTTAGAAGAAGACACAGCAAGACAACACCATGAACAAGATGGTACAAAGCTAGATTATAATCGTGCCGGAATTCCCTTAATTGAAATAGTAACTTATCCTGTCATTCAAAACGCTGAACAAGCTGCCGCTTATGTGGATATGATTAAAAAAACCGTTTTAGCATTGAATATTTCAGAAGGTAAGTTAGAACAAGGTTCATTAAGAGCAGATATCAATATTTCTTTAAGACCTTACGGTGTTGATAAATTTGGAACAAAAGTTGAAATTAAGAACTTGAATTCAACTTCAAATATCAAAAAAGCAATTGAGTTTGAAATTCAGCAACAACGTAAAAAACTACTTTTAAATGAACCAATATTACAACAAACCAAAAGGTATGATGATACAACTAACTCTAACGTTGTAATGAGAACCAAAACAGGAGCAGTTGATTATAAATACTTTCCTGATCCAAATATTCCAGTAATTAAACTGTCAAAACAATTCATTGACTCAGTTACAATAAACGAATTACCATTACAACGTGAAAAACGTTATTTAGATGCAAATATTCAAAACATTTATGTTCAAAGCTTGATTGATGATGTTGAACTAGCTAACTATTTTGATTCAATTAAATATCCGGATTTAGATAAACTATCAAAAGTCTTTTTTGCTGAAATAGTCTCACTAGCTAATTCAAAAACTCTACACCCAACACAATTAAATATTAAGCCTTTATATATTCAAGAGGCTTTAAACTTATTAGATCAAGGTGTTTTATCAGGAAAATCACTTAAAAATTAA
- the atpG gene encoding ATP synthase F1 subunit gamma, giving the protein MQLVSTAKTKKLKKEFEATSLYLKLIQETFDDLVAHVQIQDFYNIFPKNKDVEANLHIVITSDLGLCGSYNHNIIKLFKSQFKPNDKVIVIGTKGYTMLKSLYDESILQNFTDLGDKINYQVGSIIAKKALELYEDKEVSSIYLYFTKFVNNVVQEAQQITLFPFDIEKRNIEASKQELEFEPNAETVLKNSIPLYISSMVYCLANESKISEMASRRNAMENATNNADDLIKELKLEFNRKRQSNITQEINEIVAGADAT; this is encoded by the coding sequence ATGCAACTGGTTTCAACTGCTAAAACTAAAAAACTCAAAAAAGAATTTGAAGCGACAAGTCTTTACTTAAAACTGATTCAAGAAACTTTTGATGATTTAGTAGCGCATGTACAAATTCAAGATTTTTATAATATTTTTCCAAAGAATAAAGATGTTGAAGCTAATTTGCACATTGTTATAACTTCTGATTTAGGTCTTTGTGGTTCATATAATCACAATATTATTAAACTGTTTAAATCTCAATTTAAGCCAAATGACAAAGTTATAGTTATAGGAACTAAAGGCTACACAATGCTAAAAAGCCTTTATGATGAATCTATCTTGCAGAATTTCACTGACTTAGGTGATAAAATCAACTATCAAGTAGGTTCAATCATTGCTAAAAAAGCTTTGGAATTATATGAAGACAAAGAAGTATCTAGCATTTATTTATATTTCACAAAATTTGTCAACAATGTTGTTCAAGAAGCTCAACAAATAACTCTTTTTCCATTCGATATTGAAAAAAGAAATATTGAAGCATCAAAGCAGGAATTAGAATTTGAACCTAATGCTGAAACAGTTTTAAAAAACTCAATTCCACTTTATATTTCAAGTATGGTTTATTGTTTAGCTAATGAGTCAAAAATTTCTGAAATGGCATCTCGCCGTAATGCCATGGAAAATGCCACAAATAATGCAGATGATCTAATTAAAGAATTGAAATTAGAATTTAACCGTAAGCGCCAAAGCAACATTACACAAGAAATTAATGAAATTGTTGCTGGTGCTGATGCAACATAA
- a CDS encoding OB-fold nucleic acid binding domain-containing protein: MHLVKNFLLKPGFYDGWVDVEVKGWISSNRGNKKIRFIELNDGSTVKNLQVVFKGTEFDFDLLDQLKPGSALVVKGKLNATPNSPQPIELVAEQILEYKK, from the coding sequence ATGCATTTAGTTAAAAACTTTTTACTTAAACCAGGCTTTTATGATGGTTGAGTAGATGTAGAAGTTAAGGGATGAATCAGTTCTAATAGAGGGAATAAAAAAATTCGTTTCATCGAATTAAACGATGGGTCGACTGTTAAAAATCTACAAGTTGTTTTCAAAGGAACTGAGTTTGATTTTGACTTATTAGATCAACTAAAACCAGGCTCAGCACTAGTAGTTAAAGGAAAATTAAACGCTACACCTAATTCACCACAGCCAATTGAATTAGTTGCAGAACAAATTTTGGAATACAAAAAATAG
- a CDS encoding 4'-phosphopantetheinyl transferase superfamily protein has translation MLKIGVDITEIKRFYNKTDVFVKRILSNDELTAFYTIDPNDIDTKARFLARAWCIKEAVFKADNAYIDFRKINLIKKGPLWSFKNFVISISYTSQLIVAFVQEDIYYE, from the coding sequence ATGCTAAAAATAGGTGTTGATATAACTGAAATTAAGCGTTTTTATAATAAAACTGATGTTTTTGTTAAACGCATTTTATCAAACGATGAACTAACGGCTTTTTATACCATTGATCCCAATGATATAGACACAAAAGCACGTTTTCTAGCACGTGCATGATGTATAAAAGAAGCTGTTTTTAAAGCTGACAACGCCTACATTGATTTTAGAAAAATCAATTTAATTAAAAAAGGCCCGCTGTGAAGTTTCAAGAACTTTGTTATCTCGATTAGTTATACTTCACAATTGATAGTGGCTTTTGTACAAGAGGATATTTATTATGAGTAA
- a CDS encoding RluA family pseudouridine synthase, with product MIQIKATHNDANRNIYKVLQNYLPNLPKSKLEQLFRKNEIKINNIRKIAKTHIINQNDEIVVYGIDSFELVTNQQTELKKVSQQFTVIYEDDNILLVNKPNGVEVHGEENSLDNQVLSYLKFKSQDSFKPSHVGRLDKETSGLIVYGKNYATLNYLNQNWDKVIKRYLFQNDLDLSAYSVKNPLVVKGYISKDEAKKRMKFSPKQSENSKLAITQFYSDKNKKVAQLVTGRKHQIRVSLRFLNKPIHGDKKYQGAKANRLMLHCYQIKFTEFTGGLKYLNNLEFYSLPKFK from the coding sequence ATGATTCAAATTAAAGCAACACATAATGATGCTAATCGAAACATTTATAAAGTTTTACAAAATTACTTACCTAACTTACCTAAAAGTAAATTAGAACAATTATTTCGTAAAAACGAAATTAAAATCAACAACATACGTAAAATAGCAAAAACACATATTATTAATCAAAATGATGAAATTGTAGTTTATGGTATTGACAGTTTTGAACTTGTAACAAATCAACAAACTGAACTAAAAAAAGTATCACAACAATTCACTGTTATTTATGAGGATGATAACATTTTGCTTGTTAATAAACCAAATGGTGTTGAAGTTCACGGTGAAGAAAATAGCTTAGATAATCAAGTTTTATCATACTTAAAATTTAAATCACAAGACAGCTTTAAACCTTCACACGTTGGGCGTTTAGATAAAGAAACTAGTGGATTAATAGTTTATGGTAAAAATTATGCAACTTTAAACTATTTAAATCAAAACTGAGACAAAGTAATTAAACGCTATTTATTTCAAAATGATTTAGACCTAAGCGCTTATAGCGTTAAAAACCCTTTAGTTGTTAAAGGTTATATTTCAAAAGATGAAGCTAAAAAACGTATGAAATTTAGTCCCAAACAATCTGAAAATTCTAAATTAGCCATCACTCAATTTTATTCAGATAAAAACAAAAAAGTAGCGCAATTAGTTACTGGACGCAAACACCAAATAAGAGTTTCATTACGCTTTTTAAATAAACCAATTCATGGTGATAAAAAATATCAAGGCGCTAAAGCAAATCGTTTAATGCTACACTGCTATCAAATCAAATTTACCGAATTTACAGGAGGGTTAAAATACTTAAACAATTTAGAGTTTTATTCATTACCTAAATTTAAGTAA
- the atpC gene encoding ATP synthase F1 subunit epsilon has translation MQTIHLTVTTPQQIFYEGDVEIVTLKTAIGYIGLQANRTPMFSNIEVGHLVIGWEKDDSSIKCYIGGGLVYADAEKINIITDDIIDVKNIDLQRALKEKEILSKEIEKAAHNQQVDRLKLETKLKKALLRIETYNTYNK, from the coding sequence ATGCAAACAATTCATTTAACCGTGACTACGCCTCAACAAATCTTCTATGAAGGCGATGTTGAAATAGTAACTTTAAAAACAGCAATTGGTTACATCGGGCTTCAAGCAAACCGAACCCCTATGTTTTCAAACATTGAAGTTGGACACTTAGTTATTGGATGAGAAAAAGACGACAGTTCTATTAAATGTTATATTGGTGGTGGTTTAGTTTATGCTGATGCAGAAAAAATAAACATCATCACAGACGACATTATTGATGTTAAAAACATTGATCTACAAAGGGCTTTGAAAGAAAAAGAAATTTTATCAAAAGAAATTGAAAAAGCTGCACATAATCAACAAGTTGATAGATTGAAATTAGAAACAAAACTTAAAAAAGCATTATTAAGAATAGAAACTTATAATACATATAATAAATAA
- the atpD gene encoding F0F1 ATP synthase subunit beta: MEKNIGTIVQILGPVVDVRFDEGKLPRLLNAVKLEHEGKTYTFEVAQHIGDDTARTISMVSTNGLQRGMKVEDTGSAIKVPVGKEVLGRMFDVLGNPIDEKPIAQDVLRSPIHAPSPSYEEQKTSSEILETGIKVIDLLIPYAKGGKIGLFGGAGVGKTVLVQELINNIATQHNGLSIFAGVGERTREGNDLYYEMKAAGVLDKTALVFGQMNEPPGARMRVALSGLTMAEYFRDKQNQDVLLFIDNIFRFTQAGSEVSALLGRMPSAVGYQPTLATEMGALQERITSTRRGSITSVQAVYVPADDLTDPAPATTFTHLDAKTVLDRNIAALGIYPAIDPLNSSSRLLDPLVVGPEHCDIAQQVVAILQRFKELQDIIAILGIGELSEEDKKIVARARRIRNFLSQPFTVAEKFSGIKGAYVPLSETLRSFKTILSGDLDDYPEDIFRYAGSIDDVIERYKKLQANN; the protein is encoded by the coding sequence ATGGAAAAAAATATTGGAACAATAGTTCAAATTTTAGGACCAGTTGTTGACGTCAGATTTGATGAAGGTAAATTGCCTCGTTTATTAAATGCTGTAAAACTAGAACACGAAGGTAAAACTTACACATTCGAAGTTGCTCAACACATTGGTGATGATACAGCAAGAACTATTTCTATGGTTTCAACTAATGGACTACAAAGAGGAATGAAAGTTGAAGACACTGGTTCAGCAATCAAAGTGCCTGTTGGAAAAGAAGTTCTGGGAAGAATGTTTGATGTTTTAGGTAATCCAATTGATGAAAAACCTATTGCTCAAGACGTTTTAAGATCTCCGATTCATGCTCCTTCGCCTTCATATGAAGAACAAAAAACTTCAAGTGAAATTTTAGAGACAGGAATTAAAGTTATTGACCTTTTAATTCCATATGCTAAAGGTGGAAAAATTGGGTTATTTGGAGGAGCCGGAGTTGGAAAAACTGTTTTAGTTCAAGAATTAATCAACAACATTGCAACACAACATAATGGACTTTCTATTTTTGCTGGAGTTGGTGAAAGAACTCGTGAAGGAAATGACTTGTATTATGAAATGAAAGCAGCTGGTGTTTTAGACAAAACAGCGCTAGTTTTCGGTCAGATGAATGAACCACCAGGGGCAAGAATGAGAGTTGCTCTATCAGGTTTAACTATGGCTGAATATTTCAGAGATAAACAAAATCAAGATGTTTTATTATTTATTGATAACATTTTTCGTTTCACACAAGCAGGTTCAGAAGTTTCTGCACTATTAGGTAGAATGCCATCAGCAGTTGGTTATCAACCAACATTAGCTACAGAAATGGGTGCATTACAAGAAAGAATTACTTCAACAAGAAGAGGGTCAATTACTTCTGTTCAAGCAGTTTATGTGCCGGCTGATGACTTAACAGACCCAGCGCCTGCTACAACTTTCACTCACTTAGATGCTAAAACAGTTTTAGATCGTAATATTGCTGCTTTAGGTATTTATCCAGCAATTGATCCGCTTAATTCATCGTCAAGACTATTAGATCCTTTAGTGGTCGGTCCTGAACATTGTGATATTGCACAACAAGTTGTTGCAATCTTACAAAGATTCAAAGAATTACAAGATATTATTGCTATTTTAGGAATTGGTGAATTATCTGAAGAAGATAAAAAAATTGTTGCTAGAGCAAGAAGAATTAGAAACTTTTTATCTCAGCCTTTCACAGTAGCTGAAAAATTCTCAGGTATCAAAGGGGCTTATGTTCCTCTTTCAGAAACACTAAGAAGTTTCAAAACAATTTTAAGTGGTGACTTAGATGACTATCCAGAAGATATTTTTAGATATGCCGGAAGCATTGATGACGTTATAGAACGTTATAAAAAACTACAAGCAAACAATTAA
- a CDS encoding lysophospholipid acyltransferase family protein, translating into MSKKCAINTTLKQILTSPIWLLRSLSIIFKARRYRKQADTLPLEVRYNYVLKLAKKLLKLYNIDVEVRNYDNLPRSGATLLVPNHKSNFDALALMVALEQKSEEYNIKEFMATFLAKKELQSKFLTKRVLNLIDTFYIDRTSLRESLKTLDEFSAHIKAQKTLGVIFPEGTRVKEKALGEFKSGAFRVAQKEYMTIVPVSIFNSLNADSRTKKGRQTIVINFLKPLKPSNFISQDSKAVASRTKQLIEEDLQTYED; encoded by the coding sequence ATGAGTAAAAAATGTGCCATTAATACTACTTTGAAACAAATCTTAACATCACCAATTTGATTGTTAAGATCTCTATCAATCATTTTTAAAGCTAGACGTTACCGTAAACAAGCAGATACTTTACCGCTTGAAGTTAGATACAATTACGTTTTAAAGTTAGCTAAGAAACTTTTAAAACTATATAACATTGATGTTGAAGTGAGAAACTATGACAATTTACCACGTAGTGGTGCTACACTGCTAGTTCCAAATCATAAATCTAATTTTGACGCTTTAGCTTTAATGGTTGCTTTAGAACAAAAATCAGAAGAATACAATATTAAAGAATTCATGGCTACATTTTTAGCTAAAAAAGAATTACAATCAAAATTCCTAACTAAAAGAGTTTTAAACTTAATTGACACCTTTTATATCGATCGCACCTCACTGCGTGAAAGTTTAAAAACACTAGATGAATTTAGTGCGCACATCAAAGCACAAAAAACACTAGGTGTCATTTTTCCAGAAGGTACTAGAGTTAAAGAAAAAGCATTAGGTGAATTTAAATCTGGTGCATTCCGTGTTGCGCAAAAAGAATATATGACCATTGTTCCTGTTTCAATCTTTAATTCATTAAATGCAGATTCAAGAACTAAAAAAGGTAGACAAACAATTGTCATTAATTTCTTAAAGCCTCTTAAACCTTCAAACTTTATTTCGCAAGACTCAAAAGCTGTGGCAAGCAGAACAAAACAGTTAATTGAAGAGGATTTACAAACTTATGAAGATTAG